In a genomic window of Pedobacter sp. KBS0701:
- a CDS encoding glycoside hydrolase family 2 TIM barrel-domain containing protein has product MKKLFYLFILISLSPALHAQSGRLVLDFDQNWTFNLGDVPNGQNVDFNDAGWRKLNLPHDWSIEGEFKKENPATVEGGALPGGIGWYRKSFTVPQTDKDKLIYIAFDGVYQKSDVWINGHHLGYRPNGYISFRYELTPYLNYGGKNVIAVKADNSLQPNSRWYSGSGIYRNVWLIRTNKIAVNHWGTFVTTPKVSASHADVNLSVSIKNAAGNTKLATVVSSIYANGKVVASKTLNGVNLKDTVTTVSQNFGVNNPVLWSVNKPFLYKVQTKILVNNVVVDQYETPLGIRYFNFDIDKGFSLNGVYMKINGVCQHHDLGALGTAFNVHALERQFKILKEMGVNAIRTSHNPPAPAFLDLADRMGLIIMDEAFDVWQIHKRPQFDSHLFFNEWHKRDLTDQILRDRNHPSVMIWSIGNEIPEQRDTSATRIARELAGIIHKLDTTRPITTGNNEPGPGNKIVESGAVDLLGYNYHNDKLATFQKDYPGKKFIGTETASALESRGVYNTSPDTIKRWPGGGVVNGKKVRWTMNADNTVNAYDNISAPWGHTHEETWKIYKKYAFLSGQFIWTGFDYIGEPWPYQWPSRSSYFGIVDLAGFPKDVYYMYQGEWTNKTVLHLLPHWNWEAGKVVDVWAYYSNADEVELFLNGKSLGTKSKQGDDLHIAWKVNYEPGTLKAISRKNGKVVLTTEVKTAGPPARIELSADRSIIRSNDHDLSFITVKIVDKNGIMVPNADNDVKFKLSGADSFLAGVDNGSQTSHESFKADHRKAFNGLALAIIGAKNKPGKVIITATADGLTSASLPITIK; this is encoded by the coding sequence ATGAAAAAATTATTTTACTTGTTTATCCTGATCAGTTTATCACCTGCTTTGCATGCGCAAAGCGGACGATTGGTTTTGGATTTTGATCAAAACTGGACCTTTAACCTGGGCGACGTACCAAACGGCCAAAATGTTGATTTTAATGATGCCGGCTGGCGAAAATTAAATTTACCTCATGACTGGAGCATAGAGGGAGAATTTAAAAAAGAAAACCCCGCTACTGTGGAAGGCGGCGCTTTACCAGGCGGTATAGGCTGGTACCGTAAAAGCTTTACCGTTCCGCAAACTGATAAAGACAAATTAATCTATATTGCTTTTGACGGTGTTTATCAAAAAAGCGATGTGTGGATAAACGGCCATCATTTAGGTTACAGACCAAACGGTTATATCAGTTTCAGATATGAACTTACGCCATATTTAAATTATGGCGGTAAAAATGTGATCGCTGTAAAGGCTGATAATTCTTTACAGCCAAATTCCCGCTGGTATTCCGGTTCGGGCATTTACCGCAATGTTTGGCTGATACGCACCAACAAAATTGCCGTTAACCACTGGGGTACTTTTGTAACCACACCAAAGGTAAGCGCCAGCCATGCCGATGTTAACCTGAGCGTTAGCATAAAAAACGCGGCAGGCAATACTAAACTTGCTACTGTTGTCAGCAGCATTTATGCCAATGGTAAAGTAGTAGCAAGCAAAACCCTTAACGGCGTTAATTTAAAGGATACGGTTACTACTGTAAGCCAAAATTTCGGTGTTAATAACCCGGTATTATGGTCGGTTAACAAACCGTTCCTGTATAAAGTACAAACTAAAATATTGGTGAATAATGTAGTGGTTGATCAGTATGAAACACCGCTTGGTATCCGTTATTTCAATTTTGATATAGATAAAGGTTTCAGCCTGAACGGTGTTTACATGAAAATAAATGGCGTTTGCCAACACCATGACCTGGGCGCGCTGGGCACTGCATTTAATGTGCATGCGCTGGAAAGGCAGTTTAAAATATTAAAGGAAATGGGCGTTAATGCGATACGCACCTCCCACAACCCACCCGCACCAGCGTTTTTAGACCTTGCAGACCGCATGGGCCTGATTATTATGGACGAAGCATTTGACGTATGGCAGATTCATAAGAGGCCTCAGTTCGATTCTCATCTTTTCTTTAATGAATGGCACAAACGCGACCTGACCGATCAGATACTGCGCGACAGGAATCACCCATCGGTGATGATATGGAGTATTGGAAATGAAATACCCGAGCAAAGAGATACCAGTGCGACACGTATAGCCCGTGAGCTTGCCGGTATCATCCACAAACTGGATACCACAAGGCCAATCACTACCGGCAATAATGAACCCGGCCCTGGCAATAAAATTGTTGAATCAGGCGCTGTTGACTTGTTAGGCTACAATTACCATAACGATAAACTGGCCACTTTCCAGAAGGACTACCCCGGCAAAAAATTCATTGGTACCGAAACTGCTTCGGCGCTGGAAAGCCGCGGTGTTTATAATACTTCGCCCGATACCATTAAACGATGGCCGGGAGGCGGGGTAGTTAATGGTAAAAAGGTAAGATGGACCATGAATGCCGATAATACCGTTAACGCTTATGATAATATTTCGGCACCCTGGGGTCATACCCACGAGGAAACCTGGAAAATATATAAAAAATATGCTTTTCTGTCCGGCCAGTTCATCTGGACCGGGTTCGATTATATAGGCGAACCATGGCCTTACCAATGGCCATCCCGCAGTTCATACTTCGGGATAGTAGATCTGGCGGGATTCCCTAAGGATGTTTATTATATGTACCAGGGTGAATGGACCAATAAAACAGTGCTCCACTTATTACCACACTGGAACTGGGAAGCTGGTAAAGTAGTTGATGTTTGGGCCTATTACAGTAATGCCGATGAAGTTGAACTGTTTTTGAACGGCAAATCATTAGGTACAAAATCAAAACAGGGCGACGATCTGCACATTGCCTGGAAAGTAAACTATGAGCCGGGTACCTTAAAAGCCATATCGCGCAAAAATGGCAAAGTGGTGTTAACTACCGAAGTTAAAACTGCAGGTCCACCTGCCAGGATAGAATTAAGTGCAGACAGGAGCATCATACGTTCAAACGATCATGATCTTTCTTTTATCACGGTTAAAATTGTAGATAAGAATGGCATAATGGTCCCGAATGCTGATAATGATGTCAAATTCAAATTATCAGGAGCGGATAGCTTCCTGGCAGGTGTTGATAATGGAAGCCAAACCAGCCACGAATCGTTCAAAGCCGATCATCGTAAAGCATTCAATGGCTTGGCCCTGGCAATTATTGGTGCTAAAAATAAACCAGGTAAAGTAATCATAACAGCAACAGCAGATGGCTTAACTTCTGCATCATTGCCAATTACTATCAAATAA
- the nhaA gene encoding Na+/H+ antiporter NhaA, which yields MAKLINLEVFQRFFRSGQVGGFLLLICVAISLLIANTASKESFEIFLATKIGFGTISYSILAWINDALMAIFFLLVGLEIKRELVEGELSSMKSAALPVIAALGGMLFPALIYSVFNKGTETAGGWGIPMATDIAFALAIIAMLGKSVPTSLKIFLAALAIVDDLGAILVIAIFYTNQIHFVYLAMAGGILVILSLMNYFGVKKLVFYLIPGIFLWYFIHHSGIHATIAGVLLAFTIPTNETDIESPLEKLEHFLTIPVNYLIMPVFALANTNIAFQKEMLTGLVSPLGLGIIVGLFVGKTIGVTFFSWLAVKLKWADLPTGAGWKHILGLGMLAGIGFTMSIFIALLSFSEVLHVSEAKFAILTASILSGVVGFMFLKSVKAKA from the coding sequence ATGGCTAAACTCATCAATCTAGAAGTATTTCAGCGTTTCTTTCGCTCCGGACAAGTAGGTGGTTTTTTATTATTGATCTGCGTGGCCATTTCCTTACTTATAGCCAATACTGCTTCAAAAGAAAGTTTCGAAATCTTTTTAGCCACAAAAATCGGCTTTGGCACCATTAGCTACAGCATTTTAGCGTGGATAAACGATGCCTTAATGGCTATATTCTTCCTCTTAGTCGGACTCGAAATCAAACGCGAACTGGTAGAAGGCGAACTCTCTTCCATGAAAAGTGCAGCACTGCCTGTAATTGCAGCACTGGGCGGCATGCTTTTTCCCGCTTTAATTTATTCGGTATTTAATAAAGGTACAGAAACCGCCGGAGGCTGGGGTATCCCCATGGCCACCGACATTGCCTTTGCCCTCGCCATTATCGCCATGTTAGGTAAAAGCGTACCCACCAGTTTAAAAATATTCCTGGCTGCGCTGGCCATTGTGGATGATTTAGGTGCCATTCTCGTGATCGCAATCTTTTATACCAACCAGATTCATTTCGTATACCTGGCTATGGCAGGAGGTATCCTCGTTATTTTAAGCTTAATGAACTATTTCGGCGTAAAGAAACTTGTATTCTATCTCATCCCCGGAATATTTCTCTGGTATTTCATTCACCACTCGGGCATACATGCCACCATTGCAGGTGTATTACTGGCTTTCACCATCCCCACCAACGAAACAGACATCGAATCGCCATTGGAAAAACTGGAGCATTTTTTAACCATCCCCGTAAATTACCTCATTATGCCGGTTTTCGCACTGGCGAATACCAATATCGCTTTCCAAAAAGAAATGCTTACGGGACTGGTTTCTCCTCTGGGCCTCGGCATTATCGTAGGTTTATTTGTAGGAAAAACTATAGGTGTAACCTTTTTCAGCTGGCTTGCCGTGAAACTGAAATGGGCCGATTTACCCACCGGGGCAGGCTGGAAACACATCTTAGGTTTGGGCATGCTCGCCGGAATTGGTTTTACCATGTCGATTTTTATTGCCCTGCTCTCTTTTAGCGAAGTGCTCCATGTTTCGGAAGCGAAGTTTGCGATTTTAACGGCTTCAATCCTATCGGGTGTAGTGGGTTTCATGTTTTTGAAATCCGTGAAAGCTAAGGCGTAA
- a CDS encoding PorP/SprF family type IX secretion system membrane protein — MKAITKNIKQMRRVTFLFAAGTLFLGSVKAQILPLNAQYFQNRYLVNPSMAGINEGFNINGSFRKQWSNIPGAPITQSVTLDQQVNKVGWGVNIYNEKSGGIQRTKAVGTFAYHLPLNNDDQKLNFGISFGASQDKLDLNSVRNSDINDPSIARFNDRGYYLDGDFGISYTSKGLTVEGAVPNMRSVFRKDDLNFADKPTFYSALSYKFLLGSGINGISLEPKGVFRGIKNFDNLWDAGLNANFANDKLYVMAMYHNTQNATVGFGMNYKSTLYFMAYYNTATSAISGYTDGDFEVNIRVNIGKKP; from the coding sequence ATGAAAGCAATTACCAAAAACATAAAGCAAATGCGTCGCGTAACGTTTCTATTTGCTGCAGGCACATTATTTTTAGGATCTGTAAAAGCACAGATCCTTCCGCTCAATGCACAATATTTCCAGAACCGTTACCTCGTAAACCCATCTATGGCGGGTATTAACGAAGGGTTTAACATTAACGGCAGTTTCCGCAAACAATGGTCAAATATTCCGGGTGCACCCATTACCCAGAGCGTAACTTTAGATCAGCAGGTAAACAAAGTGGGTTGGGGCGTAAACATCTATAACGAGAAATCGGGTGGCATCCAGCGCACCAAAGCCGTTGGAACCTTTGCCTATCACCTTCCGTTAAACAATGACGACCAGAAGTTAAACTTCGGAATCTCTTTTGGCGCAAGTCAGGATAAACTGGATTTAAACAGTGTAAGAAACAGCGATATTAACGACCCATCCATCGCCCGTTTTAACGATCGGGGTTATTACCTGGATGGCGATTTCGGGATCTCTTATACCTCGAAAGGATTAACCGTTGAGGGTGCCGTGCCAAATATGCGTTCAGTTTTCAGAAAAGATGATTTAAATTTTGCCGATAAACCCACCTTTTATTCTGCCTTGAGTTATAAGTTCTTGCTGGGATCGGGTATTAACGGAATCAGCCTGGAGCCTAAAGGTGTTTTCAGGGGCATTAAAAACTTCGATAACCTATGGGATGCGGGTTTGAATGCCAATTTTGCCAACGATAAATTGTACGTAATGGCCATGTACCACAATACGCAAAATGCTACGGTTGGTTTTGGCATGAATTACAAATCGACCTTATATTTTATGGCTTATTACAATACCGCGACCTCAGCCATCAGCGGTTACACCGATGGCGATTTCGAAGTCAATATCAGAGTAAATATTGGTAAAAAGCCTTAA
- a CDS encoding Hsp70 family protein: MSKFLYGIDFGTTNSALSIYDEEKKEIVDTISIPSLIYFTEVKSLVDGESHIVGEKAIDAYLSDGMKGRFIKSIKQILSRTTFTETRIHNKRYTASDLVTLILKDLKMKADQIIGEECHKAIIGRPVFFDDDNTMKDTLAQTRLKKAAESAGFTDVRFQFEPIGAAFAYEKNITKKERVLVADLGGGTTDFTYLILDPDKVGSKDRKNDMIASGGIYIGGDSLDSAFMWDRGTPYFGKNTMYEATPGKVLNVPKSLFANICTWDKMNFFNGLKIQKEIEEYYYYSGNDPKFKNLITLIENNLGYSLFRSIEKTKIELSDQLVSTFHYNNMEIEIDENISLEQYNSIIEKDINKIDTYLDQFMETYKINPGDIDCLFLTGGTSMVSAVQNLFKTKFPHIPLNSGDNFKSVAKGLAYSGYLFEN, translated from the coding sequence ATGAGTAAGTTTTTATACGGAATCGATTTTGGAACAACCAATTCGGCACTTTCTATTTATGATGAAGAAAAGAAAGAAATTGTAGACACGATTTCTATCCCTTCATTGATTTATTTTACAGAAGTAAAAAGTCTTGTGGATGGCGAAAGTCATATCGTTGGCGAAAAAGCAATAGATGCTTATTTAAGCGATGGTATGAAAGGCCGCTTTATCAAATCTATCAAACAAATCCTCTCGAGAACTACTTTTACCGAAACCCGTATTCATAATAAAAGATATACAGCTTCAGATCTGGTAACCTTAATTCTTAAAGACTTAAAAATGAAGGCTGATCAGATTATTGGTGAAGAATGTCACAAGGCCATAATAGGCCGCCCGGTTTTCTTTGATGATGATAATACAATGAAAGATACACTGGCACAAACCAGGTTAAAAAAGGCAGCAGAAAGTGCTGGTTTTACCGATGTCCGATTTCAGTTTGAACCTATTGGAGCTGCGTTTGCCTACGAAAAAAACATTACTAAGAAAGAGCGTGTTTTAGTAGCCGATCTGGGTGGAGGAACAACAGATTTCACTTACCTTATTCTCGATCCAGATAAGGTTGGCAGTAAAGACCGTAAAAATGATATGATTGCTTCTGGTGGAATTTATATTGGTGGCGATAGTCTTGATTCTGCATTTATGTGGGATAGAGGCACACCGTATTTTGGAAAAAACACCATGTACGAGGCCACACCCGGCAAGGTTTTAAATGTTCCCAAGTCGCTTTTTGCAAATATCTGCACCTGGGATAAAATGAACTTTTTTAACGGCTTAAAAATTCAGAAAGAGATAGAGGAATATTATTATTACTCTGGAAACGATCCGAAATTCAAAAACCTGATTACCTTGATCGAAAATAACCTGGGTTATTCTTTGTTCAGATCAATAGAGAAAACAAAAATTGAACTTTCTGACCAACTCGTTTCTACTTTCCACTATAACAATATGGAAATTGAGATTGATGAAAATATTTCGCTCGAACAGTATAATTCCATCATCGAAAAAGACATCAACAAAATCGATACTTACCTGGATCAGTTTATGGAAACATACAAAATCAACCCGGGAGATATAGACTGTTTGTTTTTAACCGGAGGAACATCAATGGTTTCGGCAGTCCAAAACTTGTTTAAAACTAAATTCCCGCATATTCCGCTAAACTCTGGCGATAATTTTAAAAGTGTAGCCAAAGGACTGGCTTATAGTGGTTATTTGTTTGAAAATTAA
- a CDS encoding DinB family protein codes for MINVHFECEILRASRTRLLQLIETSDDEILFKIPAGFNNNIIWQIGHCITSQQRHMYMRSGLPMYISKEFMESFKIGSSPRSWKINPSVNEVKRLLIDTVNHLESDLGSGLFVNYESFELPIGFQVKNHIEALQAANYHEAEHSGKIFTYLNLLIKE; via the coding sequence ATGATTAATGTACATTTTGAATGTGAAATTTTAAGAGCCAGCAGGACCAGGCTATTGCAGTTAATTGAAACGAGTGATGATGAAATATTATTTAAAATTCCAGCAGGTTTTAACAATAATATAATCTGGCAAATTGGTCATTGTATCACTTCTCAACAGCGGCACATGTATATGCGTAGTGGATTACCGATGTATATCTCAAAAGAATTCATGGAATCCTTTAAAATTGGATCTTCTCCACGTTCCTGGAAAATTAATCCGAGTGTTAATGAGGTGAAACGTTTATTGATTGATACCGTTAACCACCTTGAATCCGACTTGGGATCCGGTTTATTTGTGAACTATGAGTCTTTTGAGTTACCCATCGGATTTCAAGTGAAAAATCATATCGAGGCACTACAAGCCGCTAACTATCACGAAGCAGAGCATAGTGGAAAGATTTTTACTTACTTGAATCTGTTAATTAAAGAATAA
- a CDS encoding HRDC domain-containing protein, with product MNTPDPDNQLLLDFLATTNQPVFLTGKAGTGKTTLLRKIRDTTKKNFAIVAPTAVAAINAGGVTLHSFFQIPFGPLVPVVDENAESNFKYSDEKTRLLRCLDLLIIDEISMVRVDLIDFVDRTLKRVKGSNRPFGGVQVLMIGDLYQLSPIFHDAWHILGSYYSSPYFFDSLIFRSTPMLTFTLDKVYRQSDPTFLDILNGMRENSLDAGLLAKLNERYDPSLDQEWKDDYITLTTHNQLVNEINQGCLEKLPGEIFEFNAEVSGDFPKDAYPTDEKLQLKLGAQVIFIKNDSSGKKLFYNGKAAKITAISQDSIKVTFTNGGREIEVEKEIWQNVKYSLSDEENKIDETSTGSFSQYPFKLAWAITVHKSQGLTFDQAIVDVSTAFTHGQAYVALSRCRSLEGLILKSPVVNENIITDAKVISFTKAAHQDKPTADLLARYTQQYAWGLIRELLDFSLIAKDWEKLGRSKLIDKDEKNAFLSIYEQGNQIFQHEIFKVARNFITKEFSKISTNENPANESAFMERLQKASDYFIPKLEQLIALTAKIVAINFYNDTHSDKLLTVLNDCKDALQIKLDLFKISWNPFSIKDYINTLHAAGNKQPEKKPIKSSIKPKEISNPQVYKNLVEWRKTIARQRGTQDYAVLSDLALLSIAEKMPRTTDQLAALKSVGIGNAKELGQQITRIVNAHLGTSELF from the coding sequence ATGAATACGCCCGACCCGGACAACCAACTTCTTCTGGATTTTTTAGCCACCACCAATCAGCCTGTTTTTTTAACCGGTAAAGCTGGAACCGGTAAAACTACCCTGCTACGCAAGATTAGGGATACCACAAAAAAGAATTTTGCCATTGTTGCACCTACCGCTGTTGCGGCAATAAATGCTGGTGGCGTAACGCTCCACTCCTTTTTTCAAATTCCTTTCGGCCCCCTGGTTCCGGTTGTTGATGAAAACGCTGAAAGTAATTTTAAATATTCAGACGAAAAAACAAGACTCTTACGCTGCCTTGATTTATTGATCATTGATGAGATTAGTATGGTTAGGGTTGATCTGATTGACTTTGTAGACCGTACTTTAAAGCGTGTTAAAGGCTCTAACCGTCCTTTTGGTGGCGTTCAGGTGTTAATGATCGGTGATCTGTACCAACTCTCTCCTATTTTTCACGATGCCTGGCATATCCTGGGTAGTTATTATTCCAGCCCCTACTTTTTCGATAGCCTGATTTTCAGGTCTACGCCAATGCTTACGTTCACCTTAGATAAAGTTTACCGTCAATCAGACCCCACATTTCTCGATATTTTGAACGGGATGCGGGAAAACAGTCTCGATGCCGGCCTTCTTGCCAAATTGAATGAACGTTACGATCCATCTTTAGATCAGGAATGGAAAGATGATTACATCACGCTCACCACACACAACCAACTGGTTAATGAAATTAACCAGGGCTGTTTAGAAAAATTGCCCGGAGAAATTTTCGAATTCAATGCGGAGGTAAGTGGTGATTTCCCTAAAGATGCCTATCCTACCGATGAAAAACTTCAGCTAAAGCTGGGTGCACAGGTCATCTTTATTAAAAATGATTCTTCCGGTAAAAAGCTATTCTACAACGGAAAAGCCGCAAAAATTACCGCAATCAGTCAAGATTCGATAAAAGTAACTTTCACTAACGGTGGCAGGGAAATCGAAGTAGAAAAAGAAATCTGGCAAAATGTTAAATATAGCCTGAGTGACGAAGAAAATAAAATCGACGAAACCAGTACCGGATCCTTCTCGCAATATCCATTTAAACTGGCCTGGGCCATTACCGTGCACAAAAGCCAGGGATTAACCTTCGATCAGGCAATAGTTGATGTGAGCACCGCATTTACCCATGGACAGGCTTACGTAGCACTGAGCCGTTGCAGAAGCCTGGAAGGGCTTATCCTAAAATCGCCTGTGGTTAACGAAAATATCATTACCGACGCCAAAGTGATCAGTTTCACAAAAGCGGCTCACCAGGATAAACCTACCGCTGATTTGCTGGCACGTTATACGCAGCAATATGCGTGGGGATTGATCCGTGAGCTTCTGGATTTTTCGCTGATTGCCAAAGATTGGGAAAAACTCGGGCGCTCCAAACTGATCGATAAAGATGAGAAAAATGCTTTTTTATCTATTTACGAACAGGGAAACCAGATCTTTCAACATGAGATCTTTAAAGTAGCCAGAAATTTCATTACAAAGGAGTTCTCGAAAATAAGTACCAATGAAAATCCTGCAAATGAAAGTGCTTTTATGGAACGTTTGCAGAAAGCGTCAGATTATTTCATTCCAAAACTGGAACAGCTCATTGCCTTAACGGCAAAAATTGTGGCCATCAACTTTTATAATGATACACACTCTGACAAACTCCTTACTGTTTTAAACGACTGTAAAGATGCACTCCAGATCAAGCTGGATTTATTTAAGATTTCATGGAACCCCTTTTCGATCAAAGATTATATCAATACCTTGCATGCCGCTGGCAATAAACAACCAGAGAAAAAACCGATTAAATCCAGCATTAAGCCAAAAGAGATTTCCAATCCTCAGGTTTATAAAAACCTGGTTGAATGGCGCAAAACAATAGCCCGGCAACGTGGCACTCAGGATTATGCTGTACTGTCTGATTTAGCATTACTTTCTATTGCCGAAAAAATGCCCAGAACCACCGACCAACTGGCGGCGCTTAAAAGCGTAGGTATTGGCAATGCCAAAGAACTCGGCCAGCAGATTACCCGCATTGTAAATGCGCATTTGGGTACTAGTGAGTTATTTTAA